The sequence below is a genomic window from Lolium perenne isolate Kyuss_39 chromosome 4, Kyuss_2.0, whole genome shotgun sequence.
cttaccataagcctatcccaagtttctaccttacaagtttttacttgttttctcaagaagttacttttatagttaactttggtctaagttaaagattgttactagagtagtaaagttagtatcaagctagcaaagcaagatagcacccctcatgactagagctagtgctaattatttaaaacttgactactctagatgggaacatgtgactttgtaatgaatttgaaacattggaatgatgaatcatttcattgaaagaattttgaaggtgaatatgaacaagagaagatggtgatttttgataaaactgatattggtttgaatgcgatacctttccaatattgagtaccctcacaatacctgattatgggtagggcttaactggaagtttatgtatcttagtatgggttccctctgaacacacatcataggggttatgccgaggctgcctccgttgttgagaaaggatgtggattgaggtgaattgtacggccaagccctgtgcagttcccaggttgacagttggtcttcactgggaggctaaGCTCAtgaggagaggtgctcatactaggatttataagtgaaaggttatggttgatgatccgcgtactgtgttacgatgattcggggtaatcccgacggatggaatcaaatgttgtggcacaagtgtgcaacctctgcagagtgtaaatctattcgaatagccgcgtccacggttacagacggttggaaaggccatacagtttccgatgtcaaattcttgaaaatgttggtgaactgaatggtgaattggtgacttgtggtgaatcacaacaaatgttgtgggattgacactaatgttcccgcttgagttagttagcacatgaataagtcttttctcaaatacttgtgaactaaaattggctttatgcaaataaactagagcttagcaccccatactagaattgttagcacttacattagtattagtttgcgagtactttaaagtactcacggctgtgtccctggctattcaaatgtccagactatgaagaggagcagaactatcaagatgacaacaaccaagacgtctacgacaactagggaatcttctgacgtcagacgttggcctgtggactagagagtcccttctactttacgcttccgctatgaactttgtgtttgttgatcaatagatcaactatttgtgtaatattggatcatgtgatctgaatttgtaagacgactatggtatgtaatgaatgatgacttatgatattcaactgttatgtctcgcaacaacaataatcctgggattgcgatgtatggcataacaggcatctggacttaaaaatccgggtgttgacacatacTCATGATGACAATGATGATAATGTGACCTACTTTGGTGGGCACAATGCGACCTTCATTGATGGGTTGCGACCTACTTTGGAGGCACCCTCCACTAGTTGGAGTGAGTAGATGCCGACGGGTGTCTACTCAAGCGATACCGGTATCCGCAATGTGATGTGATGAGCATATAGGCATGTAGGACATCATAATATGTTCTAATGGATTAATGATGGCTAATGATGTGTTGGTGTTTCGATTTATGTAAAGTTTACTATTTGATTGTGAGCTTGTTGAGTCTTTGTACTCACCCTTGTTGCTTTCATGTTTTAGGTAAACCTTGAGGACGGCATGCTGGGGAGTTTTGGGAGTAGCACATTCACCATCTGTACATCACTATTCATTTTTTATTCACCAATCTGTTTGAACTATGCATTGGATAGGATTTCGCTTTGTCATAAACTGTCATGGAGTTTGTGTTGGACATGGTTACCGATATTGAGTGCGGATAATAGTTTTCCCATGAATGATTATTATATCATGATATTATTTGATTGTTGTCTTGGACGTCCCCAAAACAAAGGAGATTCTGTCCAAATTTACTAAAATGTCTTAGTTATTTTCCTCTTTGTTCGTATGTGGTAACATCTCAAGTGCTTAGTTGGCTTGGGGTGTTACACTTCTCTCATACATGTCATCTGCCGTTGTACGGCTTTGCTAGGTTTATGGTCGTCACTCCAGCGCATCGAGGACCGCGGCCTCTTTACTGAGGTTTCTACATGATTGGAGGATACGCGAAGGAATTTATTACTTCACATGGGTGTCTACATAATCTTAGGATTGCTACCCATTCTGGATAGTTTGGCATTAGCGTCCTTCATGAACATTCGTATCATTTTTATATGTTTTGTtgaactctttgacagatgtgtgCAACTTAGTTATGCAGAGATTTAGTGTAATATTTAATATTTATATAATATAGAACCATTTATCGAAAAGCATATATCCAAGTTCGTGTATTTACCTGCTAGCCCATGAACCCTTACATTCACTCCACCTTGGCATATGTAATCACCAAGGAGCTTTTGATATCCATTTAATCCAAAATAATTGTTGCAGACTTAGGTAAAATGTAGTCTAGGTTCAATGAATCTACAATAACTAATTTGAATTAGAGTAGTAATTATTAAAATAATttagaaattattatttttatagCCGTGAACTATCAGATATTTCCCCTGGGTAAAAAATTATCAGATCTAAACACTAAAACTTGTGTTTGTATAAAGAGATGAGAAAATGGTGAGAAGGTCCTTATTGTCAGATTTTTGGGTTTTGGCCCACAAATGAAATAGATTCCTAATTCAGAAAGGCCCACTCTTGCACGGGTAGTTACTCCTCAACCTGAGTTCATACATGCCTCTTTTCATTAACTTTGATCATTTTGTGACACTTTCATCTCAATTGTCGGCATCAACCCAAATGTTACATTCATCCTAGACAATACATATGTTATTCCCATCTTACTTTCGAACGAACCATTAACTAATTAATTTATAGGCAAACAAGGTATATATGCTTGATGTTTATCTATTCCTACGGCAATATATACTTTGTCTATTATATTTCGTGATCATCTATGTCCTCATATTAATATGGATTAAACTGAATGAGACTTTACTATAATTTTAACATTTTATCTAATGGCTATGCATATGTACCAATAAATAAATATTTAGTTACTCAGACATGCGATATGAACATGCGATCAAATAATTCTAGAAGGTTTGGTTCCCGGTATACCTTCTTCCTCGAGCCCTATGCAATTTCCCTCGGCCACACTATTGATAATCCTCCTTCTCTCAGGAGAGACCTTCGCGAGTGGAAACCGACTATCAATTGCCCATCTATACATCTATGGCTAAATGCATGAGATTTCAAAATCATAGGCAATGCTGCACTTGCACCCTGAAGAGTGTGCACATCTCCACTTCTATAGTTACCCTATACAAGAAAATGTAATTTGAGTAGTGTATGGATTAATCGAGGGTGTGGCATCATACATCGACCTTGCTCCTTAGCGACCCTCAATCCTGAACTCTAGTCCCTAACCGCTTATAGCAAAAATTCCACATGGCATCATGGAGAACATCAAAGGAATTGTACTCGATTTGTCATCGTTGTTCTGCTCTTTGATCTTATTTTCTTGAATTAAATTGTTGGTACCAGTTACTCATTTCTTTCATGTAAAAATTCAACAAGTAGTATCATACTTATTCTGAACTTCGATCCAAATATGTTTAATACGTCATTTACCAAAACCAGACCAATATTTAGTATCTATCGAAGAAGTATACCACTTAACAAAAAATGCAAACGTAGCAAATGAATACACTTATCCAACATGAAAATGATAAGTACACTTACACACCATCAACAACTTTTTGTTTTTTCCGTACTGCTCTTTTCGTATTTTTTTCTGATGTAAATGGCTCAATTTATATTAAGCATACTCAAATGCAAACAAGTTCATAATAATCTCTGGCGGGGTACCCAACCAGGTGTTACAAATACTATTTTTGGAACCTATTTTAGTTATGACTACTCATGGTGGGAGTACATAGCTAGTAACAAGCATCCACATGCAATGCCATATATTCATTTAGATGACATGCATGGCATGCCATTAGATAAGGAGATAGATGCTTGTGGTAACTtggtatgttaccataacattacACTTTCTaagacaagatgagtctacaatcaAATAAATATGACTTTGCATGATATCACACATATGTTACTACCCACCATGAAGTTTGTAACATAGATTAGTAACATTTGCAAGTTACCATTCTATGTTACTTCTAAAAGAAGTGCCACTCCATTGCCAAATCTATGTGCTGCAATtatcagatgaagaagatggattcACTAAAATATAACCTCCTTACCCGCTGGATTTTTTTGGACAACACAAGCCGCAGTCAACAACAAAAGTTTTTCCCTATAGACCTAGGTTTATCGAATCCAATAGGAAGATTGCTTTTAGTGTAAGTTCACCCGAAGAAGATTTCTAGTTTTCTCTTAAGTTTTGCTTTACCGGAACAATGGGTTTCTTGTGTTGTTGTGTATCAATGATTTGGAGATAGACCAGGTGCTTAAGGTTTCACCTGCATATGTGCATTAGTACATGAAATTCAAAGATACACTGAAGGTCAAATGTGTCCATATACTGAAATAAAGATGCAACATATAATGTGGGCAATGCATCCTAAAAACACCATAATGTTGCAGACCACAGTCTTTATGGATCGATTATCCACCTCGAGTTCCTACACAACAACCGAAGTCTTTATGTTAAAATAAATCAGACAACAACATTAGGATCAGTGATGTCACCGTTATTCCCTAGAAGATAGCCACACTACCGACCCAGGAATGCTATCGCTTGAGGATGGCATCGAATCATACAACTATTTCTACTCAAATCTCAATACCTTTACCGATCTTTGTAATTCCGGTACCTGTCAAGCCTTAAGATTGAGGCAATGATATCAGCTACTAGAAATAGCTCTCTACTATCATACTACACAATATCCCATAAGTAAGATGATGAGAGTCTAGGCCTTTAGCCCATAACCTAAGATGACTACACAGAGATGATTAGATCAAGAATCATAAATATTGTATTTTGAATCTTACAGAGATGAATGACAAATAGTCTTACAATGTTGCCAATTGTTAATAAATCAAGATTACAAATAGGGGAGAGAAAGGATCAAGAAGATGATTAGGCAAGTCAATGGCAGCAACATCGCTTTGATGTAGATTGGATCTGGCTATGGCGGTGGAATATGGTTTTTCTCTATGTCTGTCTCTTGAATGTCGTGGATGCCTTCACGTTTTATACTGGGTTTGACAAGACGAAGTCACCGACATATGGTACTGTCAGATCGTACAAGAGGGCATGACAGTACCAGTGGTCGTTAAACCTCCTGAGAATCATCTTCGAACCCTAGTTGACTTGGTTACATCTTTAGCTCCTAATTCTTCATTAATTTATCTTGATTTTCTCTTAAATACTTTTATTTCTGCACAAACAAATAAAGAAGGATATTTGCACATATTCACATTGATTAGCACTTTTTGGCAGGTGTAGGAAGATATTTGTTTCATATTGAGACAAGACACCGCAGTTTAGATGGAGATAAAATGGTCGTTTTTACAAGCCATCAGTGGCCAACAAAGTCGGATGAAATTTTTTTGTGCCATGGTAGGCACCATGCCGGCACATCCGAACGTCGTGGTAGGTGGCACGCAAGAGCGACGCTCCGTTCTGCCACACTAGAGGAACATAGGCATTAATTTCTTCATCATACATGTTAATGACATTTTTAGTGGGCCTCTCCCTCTAGAATAGTCAACTGCATAACACTGACTAAGGTTTTATCAATGATTCGTGTGTCCCACTACGAGGACTTATTTCCTTCCCAATTATTTATATGCACCATCCACTACACATGCGTACCCACCACTCGTTATTATCTGAATCGTATGAGCTTAACTCGCACGGTGAACATCTGAACAATTATGTGGGCACAACAGGGGCCCAGGTTTCGGCGAACATCATGATGCCGATCTATACTTGAGACAATAGAAGCGACATCGTATGTTATATATCCTCGATATTTGAGATTCTTTGGTGGTCTTTTAACCTTTGATTGTTTGATCTTGATCATGGATATTTGGGAGTTTCTTCTCATGATGGCAAAATGCCTAGGTGGATCCATAACGAGGATTGAAACAACGTATTTGTAATGCGTCATCAGTGCAACTACGGATCCCCGAATCGTCTCGTGGCATACGAAGCAGTGGTCACTGGCTGGAAGTTCATGGGGTGCCACTGTAAATCATGTAAGTGCACCTTCGTGGAAGGGATTGATAAACCTCACTCACTGGAGCCTTCTCGTGTGTTGCTTGCGATGTCGAGGCTTGCCCAACCCAAAGAAATCAAGTTGTGTCCGACCATGaatttcagcgggagaagcaaggTAAGAAATGTGAGACAAGGTAAACATGATTGAGCTTGGGTATGCCgatgcactactaggaaaaggcctagcagtGGCGCGCCACTTGTAGGTACCATTGGTGCACCACAGGTGCACCGCTACTAGCACACCACTACTAACAACTAGTAGTGGTGCACCAGGTGGTGCTCCACTGGTATTTCTGTTAGGTGCGCTACTAGTACAAAATTAGTTGTGCCACTGATATTTTTGAAATCGTGATctcgatctagatctagatctggcaccATTTATTTGCCCTTTATCTGGGTTTTTTCTTGTTATTTTTTCCAAATTATTAGTTCGTAGGCGGTAGCCAgcggccagaggaggagaggagggagTAGCAGGAAGGGGTCGATGGCCGAAGAAGTATCAGAGGAAGGAGGAGAGGAGGGATAAAGGTTAGAGAAGGTAGAACGTTGAAGAGGAAGAAGATgggaggagaggaggccagagaggAGGAAAGGATGGAGgaaagaaggaggaggaggagggggaagaatGGAGGAGAAGAGAGACGTGGACAAGCGTAAGGATAGATGGCCGGCCGATTTGGATTTCGAAGGAGGGAAAGTTAGTAGTGGCGTACCAAGACATGATGCGCCACTTCTAACTTTTCCCTCTTTCGAACTTATTTTCTAAAACCTAAAAAAACACcgctttcctttttattttgaggAACCTAAATAATCGCTAAACGGCTGTAGGAGGTTGAAATCAGATGTAACTTTTTCTGTAGACACATTTTCATAAAAAAAAATTCATCTGAGGTCGTACGCAACTAAAGAGCGATTTTACCGAAACATTATTCCATTTTTCATAATATGTCAAAATTTATGTTTATTAATTTTCTTAACAACTAGAACACACAAACACATGGCCATCTCGAGAGattatattttttgaaatttctataattttctttatttgttcaaAACCAAAATGGCAAACCAGGGGTGAAAATTTTGGTGGTGCGGCACTGCTATGTGGGGACCGAAATGTCATCCCTCTTACAGGCAtactagtggcgcaccacaaCTAGGTGCCACTGGTACCTcaaatagcagtggcgcacctatgtGTGGTGCACCACTGGTCTGTCTGGGAGGTGTGGGTCAACCAGGCACAACAGTAGCAATGGTGCACCCCATATATGGTCCGCCACTAGTATATGTGCTAGCGGTGACACACCCCATATACGGTGCACGCTACCAATATTGTGGCTAGTTGTTTTCCTAATAGTGATGTGATGGCGTTGCTTAAGGAAAAGCTAAAGGCCCTGGCTAAAAATGTGTGAATATTTATTTCTATTATTGTTGGTCATTTCGTATCAAATAACTAAGCTTGTACTTAAGATGTGTGtgatgagtcttctctcttatgttGTTTGTTTATTTTGTACCGAATGTTGCTTGTATCAACTGTTTATTTTGTCTTGAAAACGTCTCTTTTGATCTCGACACTGTTTACTACTCGTATTTTTTCTTTCAAGACTGATATCAGTTCCGTTGGTTGAACAACTCGAAATGAATAGATCATTTATGATTTCCTTTGTTCATTGTTGGACTAGGCAACCGAGAAACACACAAGTTGCACAAAATAGATTTTAACTCTGAAGTTCATTGTCACGCACAAGACAAGACTAGGCACCTGTAGAGTGCGTTTCTCACCAATGGACCTCGTCTCTTAATCCTCACGACCCCCACGTTGTCACAAACATGCATATATGGTACAGGTCAATTACATTCTGCAAATCTATTCATAACTAGAATATTATCAGTTACACTGTATATATATATCAACAAGTTGATATAAACATATCATTTCTGAATTTTTTGTTGACGATGTCTCTCCATTGTCAACTGGCCAATTATGTGACTTGCAAATTGCATAAAACAAATTTAAATCGACAAAGGATGACAATGCATACAAACTTACACGTCAGACAGTGTCCGCAGTCCGCGCGCGGTAAGTGTTCATGTTTGGAAAAACTAAGTTCCTCTGAAAACGTATCTGTTCATCTTGATGATGATTACTAATTTTTATTTCAAGATCAATATCGGTATCGGTGGTTGAGCGACTTGGAATAACCCAAAGACTTGCAAATTACGCACACAAAAAAGAAGGTTTAACTTTGAAGCTCATTGTGGCACACAGATTGGACCTCTTCTCTTATCCCCATCGGTATCACAACACGTCAGATACAGGTCAACCACATTCTGCATTTAAAGATTGGTCCACTTCTCTTAATCCCAACAGTATCACAACACGTAAGGTATAGGTCAATTGCATTCTGCAAATCtattgcctccgtttcaaaaaaaaaaaaaaaactaaagtaTCAGTTATACTGTATATATATGTCATTTGAAGGTTTCCATGGAGTGCTCATTTGGTGTTCTCGTTCTCCAGCCCAATTTTTAACTACAAGCGGCCACTGATTCGTCATGTTTGACATGGAGTAACGATGTTTGCTTGCTCGAAAAGAAGAAGATAAAACTCTAATAAAATGGTTGCTTGTTCCTCGAAATACATTCATACCCTACTGCTTTCACGGCTAATTTTGAGTTGTGGACTGCGTTGCATCATCTCCACACCTTGATGTCGTCCTCCCCGTAATTTCTCTGGCAATTGCGGAGATGGACGGAGCGAAGGCGGCGAGCCTCGCCTTCCGCATCGTTGCGCTTGCGTTGTCGGTGGCTGCCGCCGTCGTGATGGGCACCGCGAACCAGCTGATGGTCGACTCGGGCTGGGGCAGAGGGGTCGTCTCCTACAACTACAAACACTACAGCgctcttgtgtaagttttgtgaAAGATATGTAGCAGGCTAGCAGCAGTAAGTACCTACATGGTCTCTTACGACTATTTGCCTGGTGATGATTCGTCCGGTCGCAGATACTTCGTGGCGGGCAGCGCCATCTCGGCCGTCTGCGGCGCGCTGGCGCTCTTCCTGTCCGTGTACAGGGGCGGCGGCTCGCTGACCGTCTCGCTCCTCGACACGGCCGCCCAGGCCATCTTATTCTCGGCATCCGGCGCGGCGCTCGCCGCGCGCGACTGCTTCACCGGCGGGACGGACGCGTTGCGCGGGAGGACAGGCACCGCGGCGGCAATCGGTGTGTGCGCGGCTGCGGCCGTATCTGTCGCGGCGCTGACCAGAGATAGGCACAGGAACTGGTAGCGTGAGTAGATGcgtttttgaaatttgaaa
It includes:
- the LOC127348751 gene encoding CASP-like protein 1U1 codes for the protein MDGAKAASLAFRIVALALSVAAAVVMGTANQLMVDSGWGRGVVSYNYKHYSALVYFVAGSAISAVCGALALFLSVYRGGGSLTVSLLDTAAQAILFSASGAALAARDCFTGGTDALRGRTGTAAAIGVCAAAAVSVAALTRDRHRNW